CATCTCCATTAATGGCTACGTTAATATTTCCGATAGAAACAGGGAAATTACCAAAACCAACCGTTCCTTTATATCCCATATTTCTAACAGAAATAATAGGTGAAACAGTCTGTAATTGCAGGTTCTCAAAAGTAATTCCTTTAAAGTCTACTGTTTTTTTACCTTCTACATCTTTATCGTCTGTTGCTCCTTTATTAGTTCCAAAAGAAACCGAACCATTTAGATTGGCTTTAGGCAAAAATCGTCCGTTGACTAATTTTAACTCGACAGAACTATTAGGCAGCAATAACGCTTTTGCTTTCCAGATATCAAAAGCTATGGAATCTTTTGTTATCACAACCAATTGCTGCTCTTCCATAGAAATAAATCCGTTGTATTCTAAACCAGCTCTATTGGTCTGTTTCGGTTTAGCAGAATCGGTTCCTGTTGCGCCAGCAGTTCCTGTATTGGCTGTCGCATTTGCTGCAGGAGTTGTAGCCGTTTCTTTTTTCTCTGGTGTGGCTTTACTAATGGGTAAAAGAATCTGTCCTTTTAAATTTGCTTTTACAAAAGTATTTGCCGCAATAGTTACATCAATATGGTCTAATGAATATGCCCACGATTTTTCTTGACTGGTTATTCCTCGATCTAAAGGAAAAACATTATCTGCATAGAAAGTTCCCGAAACCCCAAATTTATCTATAATAAGATTTTGCGCGCCTACATGAAGCCTTTCTTTACTTGATGCCGTATCTGTTGTTTGAAATTCCTTTGGCAGACCTACATCAAAAGTTTGGACAAAAACTCCTTTCCACGATTCCTGACTTGGAACCAAAAGCGAGTTTTTTGCATAATATTCTGGAAAAACAACTACAGGATCATTTTTTAAATCACTTAAATCTAATACTGCATTGCTTACCAGAAACTGAAAATTACCATCAAAATCTTTTCCGTTTCGTTTGTCTTTTAATACGAAAGGTTGCAGACTTACATTTAATAAAATATCGTTCCAGCTGCCTGCTGTAAAACTAAATTCTCCTCTAACTCTATTAGGAATTGGAACTGTTTTTCCGTTATAATAGGTTTTTGGAATTGTTGTTTTTGCTTCATCAACCGTTTTGGTCAACGGATCGATTGGCAGAATTAAATCTCTAGAAAACTCAACGGCGCCAGAAATCTTCATTTCTTTAAAACCATCACAATCAATCTTTACATAAGTCAAATCGTTTACGTTTCCAGTTGCCATATCGAAACCACCATATAACGAAATCTGCCATTTATCTTCGTTAAACGGAATGTCAACATTGCCCAGCAATACCAATTTAGCTTCTCCCATAATACCTCCCTGATGCGATAATTTTACATTATCTGCACCAAAGAAAAGCTGCATTGGCTGTCCTGTTTTTTTATCTTTCTGAGGAATATCAACTCTGCAAAAAACAGTTAAAGTGGTATACTCTGGCGTAAAAGTAGCCTTTGTAATTCCAATAGAATATTGAATGTTATTTACCGTATTACGAATACCAATAGGCAGTTCTACCAAATCTTGATTTGAAAATTTATCTACCCAACGGTCAGCGGCTTCAATCTTTTGTATCGAACTTGAAGCTGCACTTAATTCTTTTGGTGGCTGAATATCCTGTCCATAAGAAAAAACAACTGAAAGCATGATAAGCAGTGTCGCAAAATGTATTTTGTAATTTTTTTTCATAAGCAAATCATTCTGTTTTTTTGAAAAATAAAGCATACCGACTTCTTTTATATTTTTACTCTTTCGAACAGCAAAAGAGTTAATTTGACTATTAATTATTCTTTAAAAACTTAAAATCGACTTCTCCATCCTTAACATTTTTAACTGCTAAATCATGATAGAATGGAATTAGTTTGATTTTTATTTCTTCAATTATTGCTGCATCTGTTTTTTTCTCTTTCATCATTTTAAAGAAATCTCCTAGCTCTTCTTTATTAAAAGCAGAAAGGTTTTCATTTTGATGAAGCTGATCTACAGGTGTATTTGAAAGTATTCCAATCTCATTAAGCATCCATCGATGAACTAATAAAGGCTGTAATTTTTTATTTTTTCTATCTACAAGCTTTAGATATGAATTATAACTCACTTTATCTGTGACGTCTTTTTCATCTACACCATGCATCTTATGTTTGTTTACTCTTCCTAGAGCCATCACATAATCATTCTCATATCCTTCGTCTTTACGAACCATTTCTTCTCTTAAACTTTTTACAGTTTCATGAATGTAATTGTCGTATTTATTTAAGATGTCATTATTTAAATCGTATGCTTTTAAATAATTCAACGCTTTTTCTTTGAAGCTATCATCATCTGGAGTCAACGTAGTAAGTGTTAGCAGATGTTGCAGTTCTTCCGAATCTTCTTTTGGCATCGGACGAAGCGCTGACTGCATATCCTGAAGTTGCTTTATAATTTCGTCTCTCGTTCCTTCGTAAGTTTTGTCTTTATGATTTATTTTTAGAATGGGATTTAAAACCTCTTCTTTTTCTTTTTTAGGTTCTTTTTTGGCAGGAAGCTTTATTTTATCCAATGAACAGGTATAATTTAAAGTAGCCGTCAAATCATTAAATCTGTCTGTATTAGTACTGCTTCTAAACATTGAAATAACATTTAAACCAAAATTATGCCTTTGATACATTACATAACTATTGTTAAACTTGATTCCAAATACAGAGCTTGAATTCATATTTCCTTGCGAATTATTATAAAGAAATCCAAGGTTTGTGTTTAGCTTGTCTTTGAATAATTTCTTTGATGCTCCAACTGAAGCTCCTATAGAGGAATTATTGTTTCGGCTCACTTCATTTTTGGTATAATTAAGCGAACTGTTTAAAGCGACTTTCGTTGCAAGAAAACTAACCGTATGCGCTAAGTTATAATTTTGAACTGTGCTCGCCTGACCTTTTCTAATCACGCCTCCTTGTTCGTTGGCCTGACCTGCAATGCTATAATTAAAGTTTAAATTTTGATTTCTTTTTTTTCCGAAAGCATAAGACATATTTACATTAGCATTTTGAGACAATTGTCTGTAATCTAAAGTGTCTGCCTGCACTACATTCGGATTATTTATAAGTTCAAACTGATCTAATTTTTTATTGGTATAAGTAGAAAAATTAGAATAACTACCCGTAATGTTGATTTGATCTGTAACTCTATAATTCATGTTGATAGATCCTACAACACGTTTTGTATCTTGTTTTTTAACTTTTTCTAAATCGTCTTTTTGAAATCCTAAACTGGTCGAAACTGTAATTTTATCTTGATAAAAAGGTCTCGCAAAACGCAACGCAATGTTTTCTAAATCATTATTAAAATATAATGCTCCAAGGGTATTATAATTAGGATCAATGCGCTCATAAGTTAATCCGACAGTACTTTTCTGAATATTATAATCGAAATTAACGTTGAAAGCGTTCATATAACTGGTACTTTCTTTACCAGAAAATATTTTATCTCGAAAACCTCCGCCCGAAAGACTTTTACTTCTCGTATCATCGGTTAATACGGACAAGGCATACTCGACATTTAAATTTAAATTTTTCACTACCGAAGTGCTAAAAATCAAACTATTTACAAAGTTTTCTTTTGGCGTAACTCCGTTATCATTTACCATGTTTAATGAATTGGCATCGTCTTTGGCATAAAAACCAATCCAACCTAACTTATATTGGGCTTTCTCAAAACCTACTTTTGCCCCATAACCAAAACGCTGATAAATCGGAATTCCTCCTGAAGCATTTTCGGCTGAAACGGCTTTAAGCAGCTGTCCTCCCATCAAAGAGACTTTAAACGGACTATTTGGCGTCAGTTCTAATCCGACTCCTTTAAATGGATAACCACTTAACGTATAAGGCGAGAATGTCATACTTACATTTCCAATATAGGCCTTTACCCATTTGTATTTGGGCATAATGCTTAATCTGTTAAAATCAAATGGAGCAGTATATCCTAAATTATCTCCTTGATTGGTAAAACTATAAAACAACGGAACGCTAAAATTAAAAGCACTAATATTCAAACTCCCTGAAAACAGATAAGTGAAAGGTTCACGCGAATTTTCCATATTTGAATTGTAGTACATCATATTGGCATTAATGTTTCCTGTCACCTTAAAATTAGGTTTATAAAAATTCTGCAAATCTATGTCCTGCGCATATCCTTTCCTGCAAAAACAACAGCCCAAAACAATACATAACCAAAACAAGATTTTATTATTCTTTATCTTCATTTACCGGTTATTGTTTTTGAACTTTTATGTCGCATAAAATATAAGAACTTGCACCGTTCTTTACCATTTCTTTTATTTTAATGGCGCCTTTTCTGCCGTCTTGTGTTTTAAATAAAATAATTCTCGGATAGGTAAAACCAAATTCCTGTGCGCCTCCAGCACTATAACTTATGTTTAATGCTTTTATAGGCGTGTCATTTACCATGTTGTCAAACTGTGCTTCGGTAAAATTTAAACCACAATTACACAAGTTTTGAGAATTTACAAAAATGGTGCTTTGCGCATTTTTTAAGGCTAAAAATCCATAGTTATTGGCCTGATCTGGAGAGATGAATCTGTTGTATGTAAAATTGCTGTTTAGACCTTGAAATACAATATCTATTAAAGCGCTATTCTCATCGTTAATTTCGTTTGCTTTATAAACTTCACGTGTAACTGTCGAGAACATTGCACCAATATTATTGCCGTTATGCGCTGCGTTAATTCCTAATTTTATATTAGTAAATGTTCGCAGATTTGTATCGGGCAGAACTGTAATAGTCGATTTGAAAATCTGACTTGTTTTATCATTAAAAGCTTCTAAAGTCACTTCATGAGCGCCTGCATTTGAAAAAACAGCAGTTGGATTCTCTTCTGTAGAAACAGCTGGATTTCCACCTTCAAATGTCCATTTGTAATGGGTTGCGCTGACAGATTTGTTCGTAAAATTAATTGTTACAGGAGCTTCATAATCATCATCTTCAAACTTTGGCTCATAGGTAAACAAACTTATCAAGTACGGAGCAACCGTAATAGTTTTTGTCTGTTTTTCAGATTCAAAACCATTTGACACGGTCAAGGTTATCAGGTGTTCTCCCGGAGTTGTAAATACAACATTTGGAGGTGTTTTTCCTGAAAAAGAAGCTGGCGAACCGTCTTGAAATTCCCAATTAAAAGTCAAGCCTTCTCCAATAGTAGCATTCTTTAAAATTACCTCAACAGGAGAATAATTGCTTTTTACAATTTCATGTGTAAACTCAATATTAATCCCCTCTTTTATTACAACAGTTTGAGTAAATTCTCGACTCTCACCATCTACATTTTTTGCTGTTACTTTAATGGTATAAGTCCCCTGCTTGCTGTATAAAATCTCGCCCGGATTTTTAGAATTTGAAACAGAAGGATTTCCGCCCTCAAATGTCCATTCATACGTATCTGCACCCGTTATTTTATTATCAATTTTAATAATAACGGGTATAGATTCATCCTGATCAACATACGAAGTCGTGAACTCACCTTCTATGACTATAGCAGTTTCCTGATAACAAGAAGTAATAACAGTAAGTAAGAATAAGAGTAAAGTTTTTTTCATTCAGTGCATTTTAAAACACTGCAGTTATTAAAAACTGCAGTGTTTTTTATTCTATATTTTGAATTCTATTGATTAAAAATTATAAGTAACGCTTGATAATCTTATCTATAGAAATAGCCCAAATAATATTGTTTTTATAGCCAATTGATTTTATAGCTTGAGTATTTGTGTAATCAAGTGTCCATGTTTTGGCTCCATCTACTGTTTTGTAAATTTTGTTCTCTAAAACTGCCCAACCGGTATTAGCATCTTTAAATACCAACTTTGTGAATTTCTCTCCACTATAAATTTTAGTCCAAGAATCGCCGCCATCTGTAGTTTTGTAAATGGTTGAATTATTAATTAAAACATAACCATTTGCCTTATCTGCAAAAGAGACTTCTGCTGCTACAGTATTTGGTTCACTTGCAAAATAATGTTCCTTCCAACCGTCAGTTTCATTATTTTTAAATAAGATGTAAGGGTAATTTATGCTTTCTACTTTTTTGGTTCCAATAGCCCAAATATGATCGTTGTCAACTTCATCAGATTTGCTTATAGATCCTGGATCGAAACCTTTATCACTTAAATGAGCATCATAGACTTGTGAAAACTCAACTCCATCAGCCGTGATATAAACATCTCCGCCTGAAGTAATAATAGTTCCTTTTTTCATATCATCATCAACATAAACAGAGTAATAAATACCATTTGTTGTTGCGCTGATAAAATCCATTTTCGGAGAACCTCCAACAGGTACCTTTTGGATTCCAAATGCTGTGTCTGCCCAGCCCTCGTCATTTTTTGTAGCAGAAAAAGCTCCAGAAAAACCAGTTCTTCCCCATTCTACAAAAGTAATACCTCCGTCAAGTGTTCTATAAACTCCGCTTCCTCCATAATCTGCCATAGAATAGTACATTATTTTATCACTAACTACTTGAACACTATAGACTTTATTTTCATTTTTCTGAACGTTGTCCATTGTAAACCAATCAGTAGTAGATGATTTAGGTAAAACGCCTATATTTCCTTGATAAGCATTCTTAACTTCATTCGTAATGGTTCTATTCTCAATTGTTAAAGACAATTGTGGAACTAGTTTTTCAGTTGACGGCAATTTGAATACAATCTCAGTAGCTGTTGATGAAACAACTGTCGCAGAAACGCCGTCAAAGGCAATTTTAATATCACTTATCTTATCTGAAAAATTTTCACCAAAGATTGTAATGGTTTCTCCAACTTCTCCAAAGTTTTTAGAGTAGGATGTTACTTTTGCTGCTTTTATTACAACAACTGGCGGTTCTGGAGTTGAAGTGCTATCTGAATCCGAGCTACAGCTACCTAGTACCATAAAAAGTTGCAATACTGCGGCTAATAAGACTGTTTTTTTCATTTTAATTATTTTATACATTTTTTTTTTAAAATTCTATTTAGACTGACTTCCTAAAGTATATCCATTTCCAACCAAAACTCTCACAATATTCATTGCTGTTATATCTTTGCTCATTTTGTAACCTGTAGGGTTTCCTCTATTGTCGAAAGTCGCTTTGAACACTTTCCCATTGAATGTAATCACTTCCTGATTTAGTAGTTTTTCATATCCTGAGAACATACCGCCTCTGGCAAACCAAGTTCCTACTAAATTATTATCTAGGTCCATTATTTCATATTTTAAATCTCCATTTTGAGAAGGTGATGTCACTCTGATAAACCCGATTCTTTTATCGTCTATATCTTTATTTTGTGCCTTAATGCTAAAGATTGTACCATAATCATCAATCGCTAACTGATAGGTGTCTGCAATTTTACCAGCATTATCTATTTCGCCTTGAACGCCCAAACGCTTTGCAGCTATACCTGCTGATTCACCATTGATAAAACTTTCAATTGCTTCTTTGTTTAAACCTTCTGCTCCTACCATACCTCTATCCAATAATTCATAGACTATACTGCGGTCGTAATTGAAGGCACTAAATTTTCTGCTTTTGTTCTTAAACTCTAATTCGTTCGATTTCCCCGTCGCTTCATCTTTAATTTCAATCCATGGCAATACCATAGAATCTTCATTGGGAGCTTTCTTTAGTTCTGCCGTAATTGAATAACTTTTATCTAAACTAAAAATGGTAAAAAGCGGTTTTTTACCTTCTACAAAACCTATTGTTTTTTCGTCCAGTTTTATTTCTCCTTTGTCAATTTTTAATTTTTGAGCAAAACCACTAATACTAATTAGCATTACGATTAGGGTTAAAAGATTTTTTTTCATTTGTTAGTTTTTGTTTTTATTTTTTGTTTTTATTTTTAATTAATGTTGGATATAATCTTCTTTTTTTGTCATCAATGGGCGTTTTATATTTTAAATATTGCTTTGATTCGCA
The Flavobacterium humidisoli DNA segment above includes these coding regions:
- a CDS encoding PKD domain-containing protein, producing MKKTLLLFLLTVITSCYQETAIVIEGEFTTSYVDQDESIPVIIKIDNKITGADTYEWTFEGGNPSVSNSKNPGEILYSKQGTYTIKVTAKNVDGESREFTQTVVIKEGINIEFTHEIVKSNYSPVEVILKNATIGEGLTFNWEFQDGSPASFSGKTPPNVVFTTPGEHLITLTVSNGFESEKQTKTITVAPYLISLFTYEPKFEDDDYEAPVTINFTNKSVSATHYKWTFEGGNPAVSTEENPTAVFSNAGAHEVTLEAFNDKTSQIFKSTITVLPDTNLRTFTNIKLGINAAHNGNNIGAMFSTVTREVYKANEINDENSALIDIVFQGLNSNFTYNRFISPDQANNYGFLALKNAQSTIFVNSQNLCNCGLNFTEAQFDNMVNDTPIKALNISYSAGGAQEFGFTYPRIILFKTQDGRKGAIKIKEMVKNGASSYILCDIKVQKQ
- a CDS encoding IPT/TIG domain-containing protein; amino-acid sequence: MKKTVLLAAVLQLFMVLGSCSSDSDSTSTPEPPVVVIKAAKVTSYSKNFGEVGETITIFGENFSDKISDIKIAFDGVSATVVSSTATEIVFKLPSTEKLVPQLSLTIENRTITNEVKNAYQGNIGVLPKSSTTDWFTMDNVQKNENKVYSVQVVSDKIMYYSMADYGGSGVYRTLDGGITFVEWGRTGFSGAFSATKNDEGWADTAFGIQKVPVGGSPKMDFISATTNGIYYSVYVDDDMKKGTIITSGGDVYITADGVEFSQVYDAHLSDKGFDPGSISKSDEVDNDHIWAIGTKKVESINYPYILFKNNETDGWKEHYFASEPNTVAAEVSFADKANGYVLINNSTIYKTTDGGDSWTKIYSGEKFTKLVFKDANTGWAVLENKIYKTVDGAKTWTLDYTNTQAIKSIGYKNNIIWAISIDKIIKRYL